One Microlunatus soli genomic window carries:
- a CDS encoding NADP-dependent oxidoreductase, with translation MKAIQFDSYGNPDVLQVTEVDTPRPAAGEIVIDVAAAGVNPIDWKIRRGLMAEQIPLQFPAGLGFDAAGTVTAIGEGVTDLAVGDQVYGTGRSTYAEQAVLSAWAPIPSGISVESAAGWGSAVETAVRILDQLGIGSGQTVLVSGAAGGVGTATVRLAVARGATVIGTAGPANQDYLTDLGAIPVVYGDGLVDRVAAVAPNGVDAALDISGAGVLPELIKLTGDPAKVLSIADFTAPGLGAQVSSSSSDAPAAFAEAARTPDFDIPVDRRYPLAEAAAAQEYSEAGHVRGKIILTVE, from the coding sequence ATGAAGGCCATCCAGTTCGACAGCTATGGCAACCCGGACGTACTGCAGGTCACCGAGGTCGACACACCACGGCCGGCCGCCGGCGAGATCGTGATCGACGTCGCCGCCGCCGGCGTGAATCCTATCGACTGGAAGATCCGGCGCGGCCTGATGGCCGAGCAGATCCCGCTGCAGTTCCCGGCCGGACTCGGCTTCGACGCTGCCGGGACCGTGACCGCGATCGGCGAGGGCGTGACCGACCTCGCGGTCGGCGACCAGGTGTACGGGACCGGCCGTTCCACCTATGCCGAGCAGGCAGTGCTGTCGGCCTGGGCGCCGATTCCGTCCGGCATCTCGGTCGAGTCCGCGGCGGGCTGGGGATCTGCAGTCGAGACCGCGGTCCGGATTCTTGATCAACTCGGCATCGGGTCCGGCCAGACCGTGCTGGTGAGCGGGGCCGCCGGCGGAGTGGGTACCGCGACCGTTCGACTCGCCGTTGCCCGTGGCGCGACCGTGATCGGAACCGCGGGCCCGGCCAATCAGGACTATCTGACCGACCTCGGGGCCATCCCGGTCGTCTACGGGGACGGCCTGGTCGACCGGGTCGCCGCGGTCGCTCCGAACGGCGTCGACGCCGCGCTCGACATCTCCGGTGCCGGCGTCCTGCCGGAGCTGATCAAGCTCACCGGCGATCCGGCGAAGGTGTTGTCGATCGCCGACTTCACCGCACCCGGACTCGGGGCCCAGGTGTCCAGCTCGAGCTCGGATGCACCGGCGGCCTTCGCCGAGGCTGCCCGCACACCCGACTTCGACATCCCGGTGGATCGGCGCTACCCGCTGGCCGAGGCGGCCGCGGCCCAGGAATACAGCGAAGCCGGCCACGTCCGGGGCAAGATCATCCTCACCGTCGAGTAA
- a CDS encoding carbohydrate ABC transporter permease produces the protein MTALTTPERTAPAMPAGVRGRPARRRREAIDVVTGLTFLAPKLIFFGLFVAVPFIYTFVLVFQRGDVLMGFHWVGLDNIVAVASDTLFRQTLLNTFFFMVVYLPLSLIVPLGVGRLFASTLRGVRIYRALIYMPSLLSIVAVGLIWRLMLDPDSGPINIALRALGIDTFNPFADGTTAMIAIALITVWGGLGFGGIIYMAGLNDIPGELLESARIDGAGAWRIFWHVQLPLLRPLIQFLAIINTIGAVQVFDIIFVLTKGGPGTSTSTAMWYIYTIAFNGGSVGYAAAMSVVLLLITATLSVIYIRLTRTSDR, from the coding sequence GTGACCGCGCTGACCACCCCCGAGCGGACGGCCCCCGCGATGCCCGCCGGCGTCCGTGGCAGGCCTGCGCGGCGACGTCGCGAGGCGATCGATGTCGTCACCGGACTGACCTTCCTGGCACCGAAGCTGATCTTCTTCGGGCTGTTCGTCGCCGTCCCGTTCATCTACACGTTCGTCCTGGTCTTCCAGCGCGGCGACGTGTTGATGGGCTTCCATTGGGTCGGGCTGGACAACATCGTCGCCGTCGCGTCGGACACGCTGTTCCGTCAGACCTTGCTGAACACCTTCTTCTTCATGGTCGTCTACCTGCCGCTCAGCCTGATCGTGCCCCTCGGTGTCGGGCGATTGTTCGCCAGCACGCTGCGTGGTGTCCGGATCTATCGAGCCTTGATCTACATGCCGTCGCTGCTGTCGATCGTCGCAGTCGGTCTGATCTGGCGGCTGATGCTCGACCCCGATTCCGGACCGATCAACATCGCACTGCGGGCCCTGGGCATCGACACCTTCAACCCGTTCGCCGACGGCACCACGGCGATGATCGCGATCGCACTGATCACCGTCTGGGGCGGCCTGGGCTTCGGCGGCATCATCTACATGGCGGGGCTGAATGACATCCCCGGCGAGCTGCTGGAGTCGGCGAGGATCGACGGCGCCGGAGCCTGGCGGATCTTCTGGCACGTCCAACTACCACTGCTGCGTCCACTGATCCAGTTTCTGGCGATCATCAACACGATCGGCGCCGTCCAGGTCTTCGACATCATCTTCGTTCTCACCAAGGGTGGTCCGGGGACCTCCACCTCGACGGCAATGTGGTACATCTACACGATCGCGTTCAACGGCGGCTCGGTCGGCTACGCAGCGGCGATGAGCGTCGTCCTGTTGCTGATCACCGCGACCCTGTCGGTGATCTACATCCGGCTGACCAGGACATCGGACCGATGA
- a CDS encoding ABC transporter substrate-binding protein, with translation MTSPTSVPAFSRRSFLAGSAAGAGLLGLSLTGCSPKSGGTTSSDLTFWKPPVGELKWDTAFYKKLLKKSVGDKGKSELLVIPWENAETKYTAAFASKKPPDVTYQIVPWMNKFRGTNALLDLRELLPDVIKNVNGVAPETVRSVAAGPKGEVYGIPFGVGHFVLALNEDVWDAAGQPDLPTTYEEMIPFAKALTIDKSGKKLGESGFDAKNVASYGYQVTKDSNYLWNYLWNYGADLLNKDNTDIGFDNAEGRAGLSVLKKIVDSGAVVPLTKYSDDSKWAELIFKGNVAMAWIPSVSDDFAKRYPKARLKVLDIPKGPAGQFTVGGAGFWSIATKSDNTDGAAKLITDLTSEANSKAALTAIMTYPVKDQGPEFFDGITNKLQRDVMIAGMQQTKYARLDKMAPFNPGDVLLAKIMDYLIGRADLDKMIKDSSDQVKTMAAAAK, from the coding sequence ATGACGTCGCCAACATCCGTTCCTGCGTTCTCCCGTCGTAGCTTCCTTGCCGGCTCGGCCGCCGGCGCCGGACTGCTCGGTCTGTCACTCACCGGCTGCTCACCCAAGTCGGGCGGCACCACCAGTTCAGACCTGACCTTCTGGAAGCCGCCCGTCGGCGAGCTGAAATGGGACACCGCGTTCTACAAGAAGCTGCTGAAGAAGTCGGTCGGCGACAAGGGCAAGTCCGAGTTGCTGGTCATCCCGTGGGAGAACGCCGAGACCAAGTACACCGCCGCGTTCGCGTCCAAGAAGCCACCGGACGTGACGTATCAGATCGTGCCGTGGATGAACAAGTTCCGTGGCACGAATGCGCTGCTCGACCTGCGGGAACTGCTGCCCGACGTGATCAAGAACGTCAACGGCGTCGCACCGGAGACGGTACGTTCGGTCGCCGCCGGGCCGAAGGGTGAGGTGTACGGCATACCGTTCGGGGTGGGGCATTTCGTGCTCGCCTTGAACGAGGACGTCTGGGACGCCGCCGGCCAGCCGGACCTGCCGACGACGTATGAGGAGATGATCCCGTTCGCCAAGGCCCTGACGATCGACAAGTCCGGCAAGAAGCTCGGCGAGTCCGGCTTCGACGCCAAGAACGTCGCCAGCTACGGCTACCAGGTGACCAAGGATTCCAACTATCTGTGGAACTACCTGTGGAACTACGGCGCGGACCTGCTGAACAAGGACAACACCGATATCGGCTTCGACAACGCCGAGGGCCGCGCCGGGCTGTCAGTGCTGAAGAAGATCGTCGACTCCGGTGCCGTCGTGCCGCTGACCAAGTACAGCGACGACAGCAAGTGGGCCGAGTTGATCTTCAAGGGCAATGTGGCGATGGCCTGGATTCCGAGTGTCAGTGACGATTTCGCCAAACGCTACCCGAAGGCCCGGCTCAAGGTGTTGGACATCCCCAAAGGCCCGGCCGGACAGTTCACCGTCGGCGGCGCAGGCTTCTGGTCGATCGCTACCAAGAGCGACAACACTGACGGTGCGGCCAAGCTGATCACCGATCTGACCTCGGAGGCCAACTCCAAGGCCGCGCTCACCGCGATCATGACCTATCCGGTCAAGGACCAGGGTCCGGAGTTCTTCGACGGGATCACCAACAAGCTGCAGCGGGACGTGATGATCGCCGGCATGCAACAGACCAAGTACGCCCGACTGGACAAGATGGCGCCGTTCAATCCCGGCGATGTTCTGCTCGCCAAGATCATGGACTACCTGATCGGCCGTGCCGACCTGGACAAGATGATCAAGGACAGCTCGGACCAGGTCAAGACGATGGCCGCGGCGGCCAAGTGA
- a CDS encoding carbohydrate ABC transporter permease: MSTEIGVPDGFDVTATVRARRPRLGRLRWWQQGILQLIAIIVMLVCVVPIALIIIASFHDVRTFSDLTFGIRGWTVRAYRDLFALGTVPQWLFNTLFVCVVSTALVLIVDMLAAYAFSKIDFRGRTGLFLVLLSTMMLPFSVTLVPTYLLANSLGLIDTYAGLILPGLSGPIGVFLLRQFMRGIPDEILEAARIDGTSHPTIFLRIVTPLCLQPMAILAILTFVANWNGFIWPLLVIQSDSLKTLTVGLATTNTEFVDSISNLTAATVLSVVPMALLFFAFQRYFLSGLTTGAMKG, from the coding sequence ATGAGCACCGAGATCGGCGTCCCCGACGGCTTCGACGTGACGGCGACGGTTCGCGCACGACGGCCGCGCCTGGGCCGACTGCGCTGGTGGCAGCAGGGAATCCTGCAACTGATCGCGATCATCGTGATGTTGGTCTGCGTGGTGCCGATCGCGTTGATCATCATCGCCTCGTTCCACGACGTCCGCACCTTCTCCGACCTGACCTTCGGGATCCGCGGCTGGACGGTGCGGGCCTACCGCGACCTGTTCGCGCTCGGCACCGTGCCGCAGTGGTTGTTCAACACCCTGTTCGTCTGCGTCGTCTCCACGGCGTTGGTGCTGATCGTGGACATGCTGGCGGCGTACGCCTTCTCCAAGATCGACTTCCGTGGCCGGACCGGCCTCTTCCTGGTGCTGTTGAGCACCATGATGCTGCCCTTCTCGGTCACGCTGGTGCCGACCTACCTGCTGGCCAACAGCCTCGGGCTGATCGACACCTATGCCGGCCTGATCCTGCCCGGGTTGTCCGGCCCGATCGGGGTCTTCCTGCTCCGCCAGTTCATGCGAGGTATCCCCGACGAGATCCTGGAGGCGGCCCGGATCGACGGGACCAGCCACCCGACGATCTTCCTGCGGATCGTCACCCCACTGTGCCTGCAGCCGATGGCGATCCTGGCAATCCTCACCTTCGTCGCCAACTGGAACGGCTTCATCTGGCCGCTGCTGGTGATCCAATCCGACAGCCTGAAGACCCTCACCGTCGGACTCGCGACGACCAACACCGAGTTCGTCGACAGCATCAGTAACCTGACCGCAGCCACCGTGCTCAGCGTGGTGCCGATGGCGCTGCTGTTCTTCGCCTTCCAACGCTACTTCCTCTCCGGCCTGACCACCGGGGCGATGAAGGGATGA
- a CDS encoding MarR family winged helix-turn-helix transcriptional regulator: MAIPDRAKLGREVTPRELAVWHQLIRVVGTAGDLLDEQLRDIAGVTIAEFLILNRLNSADAGTMTMTDLADGQAASRSGMTHRVDKLEKLGLVRRRTSAADERAREVTLTDAGRERVAELAPHHRRLLRHLIFDQLGSDDLDDLETLLGRLSAHLDTAPPRSVRRRNSRAHRVAEGS, encoded by the coding sequence ATGGCTATTCCCGATCGTGCGAAATTGGGTCGCGAAGTCACGCCCCGGGAACTGGCCGTTTGGCATCAGCTGATCCGCGTCGTCGGCACGGCGGGCGATCTGCTGGACGAACAGCTCCGCGACATCGCCGGTGTCACCATTGCAGAGTTCCTGATCCTGAACCGGTTGAACAGCGCAGACGCGGGGACGATGACGATGACCGATCTGGCCGACGGTCAAGCCGCCTCGCGCAGCGGGATGACTCATCGGGTGGACAAGCTCGAGAAGCTCGGTCTGGTCCGTCGCCGGACCTCGGCCGCCGACGAGCGAGCCCGAGAGGTGACGCTGACCGATGCCGGCCGGGAGCGGGTGGCCGAGCTGGCACCACATCACCGGCGCCTGCTCCGGCATCTGATCTTCGACCAACTCGGCTCAGACGACCTCGATGACCTCGAGACCCTGCTCGGCCGGCTCAGCGCCCACCTGGACACCGCCCCGCCTCGCTCGGTCCGTCGCCGCAACAGCCGAGCACACCGCGTCGCCGAAGGGTCCTGA